In Hydrogenovibrio thermophilus, the following are encoded in one genomic region:
- a CDS encoding SurA N-terminal domain-containing protein — protein MLQSIREHAQGWIAWTIVGLIIITFALFGIDQYAQGDKTVVVAEVNGEDITATEFLTLYARQQSRLKNQFGELYDQVVNDEDLRDQVMDALIESEVVRQWADAHDMVISDQQLAMTIQSAPVFQKDGQFDDALYKDILMRNGLNVARFEYEQRQYLIENQNRQLTAASAIVTDDQVKQLAALQFQKRDVNYLRVDQRPFIETATVPDDAIQAYYEQHKEDFVTPEMVKLSYVLLSQEELAKQVSVDDKTLKQFYENNKDQFTDPEKRQASHILVKIDEETDDAAALKEIQDIQAKLANGDDFAALAKEYSDDPGSAAMGGDLGLFQQGMMVPEFDEAVFTMKVGEVSEPVKTDFGYHLIKLTKIQPKKVLPYAEVKDEVDDMYRNQQAEKQYFEQLEQLNTVAYEQADSLVPAAEVVGLEVQTTDPIPRSGGGDEVTSNAKVMAAAFSEDVKKSGLNSAAIELSPTESVVVRVDESMPAKQQSLDEVKADIVRILKREAAVNASADLAGELLAKLQKGDSKMQDLVKEGVEFTPVGWLERENRRVLPQLTQAIFKSPKPSGEAPSYTTYQLPTGDSVVIEVLRVEEGTLPEDEAIKAQLKDALINLSATSEVDARIQTMMDAAKIEKMSNYKTIKPAGL, from the coding sequence GGCGAAGACATTACCGCAACGGAATTCTTAACGCTTTATGCCCGCCAGCAATCACGCCTTAAAAATCAGTTTGGCGAGCTTTACGACCAGGTCGTCAATGACGAAGATTTGCGTGACCAGGTGATGGATGCCTTGATTGAATCCGAAGTGGTGCGTCAATGGGCCGATGCACACGATATGGTGATTTCCGATCAGCAGTTGGCGATGACGATTCAGTCGGCTCCGGTGTTCCAGAAAGACGGCCAATTCGATGATGCGCTGTATAAAGATATTTTGATGCGCAACGGCTTGAACGTGGCGCGTTTCGAATACGAACAGCGTCAGTATCTGATTGAAAACCAAAACCGTCAGTTGACGGCGGCCTCGGCGATTGTGACCGATGATCAGGTAAAACAATTGGCCGCCCTGCAGTTCCAAAAGCGTGACGTGAATTATCTGCGTGTGGATCAGCGTCCGTTCATTGAAACGGCGACCGTGCCGGATGATGCGATTCAAGCTTACTATGAACAGCATAAAGAAGACTTTGTGACCCCGGAAATGGTCAAATTGAGTTATGTGTTGTTGTCGCAAGAAGAACTGGCGAAGCAAGTGAGTGTTGACGATAAAACTTTGAAACAGTTCTATGAGAACAACAAGGACCAGTTTACCGATCCGGAAAAACGTCAAGCGAGTCACATTCTGGTGAAAATCGATGAAGAAACCGACGATGCGGCGGCCTTGAAAGAAATCCAGGACATTCAGGCGAAATTAGCGAATGGTGACGATTTTGCGGCCTTGGCGAAAGAGTATTCGGACGATCCCGGTTCGGCGGCGATGGGTGGTGATTTGGGCTTGTTCCAACAAGGCATGATGGTGCCGGAATTCGACGAAGCCGTGTTCACAATGAAAGTCGGCGAAGTCAGCGAGCCGGTGAAAACCGATTTCGGTTATCACCTGATCAAATTGACGAAAATTCAACCGAAAAAAGTACTGCCGTATGCGGAAGTAAAAGACGAAGTGGACGACATGTACCGCAATCAGCAAGCCGAAAAACAGTATTTCGAGCAGTTGGAACAGTTGAATACCGTTGCCTATGAACAAGCCGATTCACTGGTGCCGGCGGCGGAAGTGGTCGGTTTGGAAGTGCAAACGACCGACCCGATTCCAAGAAGCGGTGGCGGGGATGAAGTGACGTCCAATGCCAAAGTCATGGCGGCGGCCTTTTCCGAAGACGTGAAAAAATCCGGATTGAACAGTGCCGCGATTGAGTTGTCGCCAACCGAATCGGTGGTGGTGCGCGTGGATGAAAGCATGCCAGCCAAGCAGCAGTCTTTGGACGAAGTCAAAGCGGACATCGTGCGCATTCTGAAGCGCGAAGCGGCGGTGAACGCGTCGGCGGATTTAGCGGGTGAATTGCTGGCTAAATTGCAAAAAGGCGATTCCAAGATGCAGGATTTGGTTAAGGAGGGCGTTGAGTTTACGCCGGTCGGTTGGTTGGAGCGTGAAAACCGTCGCGTTTTGCCGCAGCTGACGCAAGCCATTTTCAAGTCGCCGAAACCGAGCGGTGAAGCACCAAGTTATACCACTTATCAATTGCCGACCGGTGATTCGGTGGTCATTGAAGTCTTGCGCGTGGAAGAAGGCACCTTGCCGGAAGACGAAGCGATTAAAGCTCAGTTGAAAGATGCGTTAATCAACTTGTCGGCCACATCGGAAGTTGACGCGCGTATTCAGACCATGATGGATGCCGCGAAAATTGAAAAGATGTCGAACTACAAAACCATTAAGCCGGCCGGGCTTTAA
- the hflD gene encoding high frequency lysogenization protein HflD yields MTQAYTDQDKAIALIGIYQVAQQVYQLATSGKTDEIAYQTSINSLFCENPDDTLDVFGGDVQNIQLGVNTLLAQMSSNESVSARNIEVTKYVLSLMILEKNVSKTEGTFDKVSRVIESACAQRTHFGDFHENVIATLARAYSENISPINPRIMVNGQHGHLQNPKTANKIRALLLAGIRAAVLWRQVGGSRWGLLWSRKKYLQAAQALYRVPADNSESTEQ; encoded by the coding sequence ATGACGCAAGCTTATACCGACCAAGACAAAGCCATCGCGCTCATCGGCATCTACCAAGTCGCGCAGCAAGTGTATCAACTGGCCACCAGCGGTAAAACCGACGAAATCGCTTACCAAACCAGCATCAACTCACTGTTTTGCGAAAACCCCGACGATACGCTGGACGTATTCGGTGGAGACGTCCAAAACATTCAACTGGGCGTAAATACCCTTTTAGCACAGATGAGCTCCAACGAATCGGTCTCAGCACGGAATATCGAAGTCACCAAATACGTACTCAGCCTGATGATTTTGGAAAAAAATGTCTCGAAAACGGAAGGGACTTTTGATAAGGTTTCTAGAGTCATTGAATCCGCCTGTGCACAAAGAACCCATTTTGGCGACTTCCATGAAAACGTCATCGCGACGTTGGCGAGGGCTTATTCGGAAAATATCAGTCCGATTAACCCGAGAATCATGGTCAACGGACAGCACGGGCATTTACAGAACCCAAAAACGGCCAATAAAATCCGCGCACTGCTTTTGGCGGGGATTCGGGCGGCGGTTTTATGGCGCCAGGTCGGAGGCAGCCGCTGGGGCTTGTTGTGGAGCCGCAAAAAATACTTACAGGCGGCGCAAGCGCTCTATAGAGTACCGGCCGACAACTCTGAATCGACAGAACAATAA
- a CDS encoding cupin domain-containing protein — MNDVTIESNPSQEKLDLMGVMQWPIWEKEVSNFPWHYDEREICYLLEGEVTVTTENGTQYHIKTGDLVTFRRGLNCYWAVEKPVRKHYQFG, encoded by the coding sequence ATGAACGACGTTACCATCGAATCCAACCCGTCACAGGAAAAGCTCGACCTGATGGGGGTCATGCAATGGCCGATATGGGAGAAGGAAGTCTCCAACTTCCCTTGGCATTATGATGAGCGCGAAATCTGTTACTTACTGGAAGGCGAAGTCACTGTCACCACCGAAAACGGTACCCAATACCACATCAAAACCGGTGATTTGGTGACCTTCCGCCGTGGCTTGAACTGCTACTGGGCGGTTGAAAAGCCGGTGAGAAAACATTATCAATTCGGCTGA